taattattattgttagtgTTATGATCCATTGTTACCCAAAATTCACTCTTGGCTACACAACTCAGATCATTTAACGTTTTGGTTCCCTTTTTGTGTGCTACTGTTTGTACATATATGCACATGCCTAACATAAACACAATACTTCGACCTAAATACAAATTGAATCATACCCGTTCATTACATTTGAGTTTGTGTCTTATATTGATATTGGGATAAATTTACGATGCAGTTGGATGCCCCACTTTCAACTATGATGAGAAGCCCTCCTCCCAGTGTTACGAGTTCAACATCTGTTGGTCATGTAGTTGATTTAATTTTAGAGAAGCGATACCCTATGGTTGTCATTGTAAATTACACGAACTCATTTGCTACTCCTCCATATAACTCTAGAGCAGTTGGAGTTTTTACACCACAACAATTAAGTAGGTTTATCACACCAGTATCTCAAGTAAAATGGACTGACCTTTGTGAAAGGtaaatataacatgtttagcTTTTACGAAAATCTCtgatttaaataagttttttagtACAAGTACATACGAACTGAAATTGCCTCGTGATGTTTTTCCCTGCATGTCTGCGTACATATGATTTATGTGAGAGGCTGTTTTTTGAGTGGGTAAAGCTGATTCAGGTAAGAGGTAATCTCAGGCTATTGTACATATTAGGATTGTCATTAAGGTTTTTGATAGGGTGAAGGACTTTATTGGATTGggataaaatattagaatattgaagtaatatttataatgctatttagtttagttttagtTTCCTAAAATATTAGACTATGATACTTTTAGGATTGTCATTAAGGTTGTCATTCAATGTAAAGTTCACATTGTATAGAGTTGTCGATGAGAGAATGTTATTCTTAATTTGATCTCTTACGAATTTCTCTGTAGTTTTAACGGTAGATTGTTAGGATTTAAATGCTTCCTAACAATTTGATTTAATTACAAAAGGAGAATTCAATCTAAAAGATTAGATTAATATGTGGAAAATTTTTAAGACTTGCAAACTCGGCATTGTCGTTTCGAGATTAAAAGAACATTGAACTTGAACTAGAATCGAACTGGTTTTGGATGATTGAAATATAACAAAGGATTAGAAGGCTTATGAATGAAAGAATAATGGTGGTTCATTTGTAGAAGAAGAATAAAATTCTATATTTCTCCAAGTTCCAAAAGTTGAATAATCACTTCAACACTTGATTTGAAGgaacaaaaataatactttaataatttttcttcacactggtaaaaaattaattatcaaattGTTGTATATTAAAGTGATTTTACATAAGATAAATAtgactatttttaatttatgcgGTTTGGAAATTCAATGTTCTAGGACTTCAAAATTGATATATGTTACACTAGATTTGGAATCTTATTCTATTTTCTATGATTAATTTTTGTGGAAGACATACGGATTACATTTTTCTTGTATTAATTTGAACTTGTGATTACGCTTATGAACCATCCTAAAGTTCACATATAGGTTCATGTTTGGAGCTAATTAACACACACATATAGCTTAAATGATCTCTAAATATATAgacaaaaattatgtttttagtttttcaattttaaaaattctctttctctacttattttatttttaaattgtctttttctcttcttttcttatttgtatttctgTTCTTCATCCATGGAGAACTTGTTGCTTTATGTCAGACCTCATTAAAAATGCACTCAAAATCACTCTaagcggacgccaggtgtcaagcgaaggAAATCTGGAAATCAGAAAGTGGGAGACAGGTGTGGGCAGCGAAGTGGCCGTTCGTCCTTGATGGTGGTAGCAAAGgttagtttttcaaaactcacgccactctctgcatgcaacctcTCTTCCAAACTCtgaaacttcatttttctcctccttctctctaaaagcttttccttctctctacaaaacactcactttctcttctccgatcaccactcaggcaccGCTGGAGCACTgtcggcgtcaagagcttccaatTGAATCGATCAGTTTTTggttctgaaactggtaagtcaCTTTCTCTTTAGAACGTTCGTTCTTCTTACACATGCGAACCCAGATTCTTGGTTGCATGAATAGGTCACTTTGTTCTGAGTATTTCTGTTTTtcctgtttggtttagtttgtaAGGGGTGATCGTCGAACTCTAAGATTTCAGTAGTGAGGAGATATATTTCTGCATTATTGAACGTTCGGCAACACTTAGAGGTGCattgttgaacgttcggtcacgcttagaggtaaggggagcttatataatttaattgtatgttcgtTTCTGCGTTCGTTGCtaatgaatgcatgtttgttgagtgGCTGAAtgtatatgaagtatgattatttactatgatatgaatgttTGAGTTTATGAAAATAGATGTTGAGAGATGAATTGACATAAAGAATTCTagtatgaaatttccctatgaaagtgtacgttcgtcactgaacggtccttgaccgttcggtttttctagtgaacttggttggaattggattctttcatttgggaagaatcctagttgaggacgaacgtcttcgttttgtaatactgtgcatgagcgttcggccaagcgtagTTGTTCCTTGGTATTcagttataaacttaagtatatctatatgtatttgtatattttcgtttgttcttaaacactactcaaaatggtatcttattatatttatcaagcctttctcctataagtttagtagtgctcggtcttacaccaaacgctcgtactgagtagtgctcggtcttccACCAAGCGCTCGTGCTGagtaagtgctcggtcttacaccaggtaCTCATTCTcctttctaaatatatatatatatatatatatatatatatatatatatatatatatatatatatatatatatatatatatatatatatatatacacatatatatatatatatatataaaagaacgttcgttcaaactcAACAGGGTTCGCCCTTTTCGgtgctcggtcttcgactgacattctgattgttcttgatgtttaactcattcaaaagcTAAGTATATTTATTGATGTTCGATTTATTCACCTGATTAAATTCTTTACCCGTATTTGAGGTTTTCACAGTGTCTGTCTTAAATTGGTTtcagcctagagtcttagtattCGGCCTAGGcctattagcgttcggtctaactCGGGAGTTAGTTCATTCAATTGGCTCACCTAGTAAATAAACGTTTGATTCCTAATCGTTCTTGAGAACTATTATGTTAATCACTCCCTTTCTTAAAACCAATGATTCCATCTCTCGGTTTTGATCCATTTGGAACTGGAGAAATTTGGTCTCACTCCAAGCGTTCGGTCTGGTTCAGGGTTGATgtttaacgttcggtatttggtatccttagTGATCTTTGTACGAAGggtttaattgaaattattaataatgaaagatgaatagaatatgatattgatgaaatgttttggattatggacgagcgttccggggaggaatagctcatgaatgtatattggaatttgtaaagtatgaatgtgggcatgctaagctggcagttcatcctgatgttccgtgattactcgtcctcacgtagaggagggtaagtcatgtgtgggaacgacaggaggtcctagtccttatggttaatttggacatataggactaacctcgggtggcagctgttgagggtatcccagttactacatcacccgggtgcacgaacgtcgtagctacacagaattcatacagtccggacagtcagtctagtattaggctttgcatgaacgagtgatgaattatcttgtttggttgattgtgtgaaatatatgtttatacatgaattgaattacataagcttaccctatgtttcttgtcttgtctgttttgtacgttcggttgtctttctgttgcaatgatcatccatgtggatgtgagtagaaggagacgagctgctggaagaagcgcttgaagaagaaaatttagttgAGGTAGaaattaagaccgaacagtagaaccgttcggtaattattagtttagttttaaGATGATCGTTTGATCATCTTTTCCTTCTTATTTTGTAGGACCGTTCTGTATAGCCTTTTGTAAACCATTCAGTTAGGTTTGTTTATGTTGTTCggttttagttttcttgtttctctgtaaggtcgttcggccacaAGCGTACgttctttattttgtaagattgaTCTGTAATATTAATCGATGTGagtattctattatatagtttttacactgtattttgggatgttacactctATGTTTTCAATCATTGTTGccaatctttattttatatttgcgGTAaagtttttaaactaatttgaaatgtaaaaatgttaaaaattggATTTGTCTAAGTTGTTATATATTGTAAACTTTTAGAGAAAATTATACACACATTTGACTATATTATAAAGCATTTGTGAACTTTTTCTAAAAGTATTAGACATCTGCCTTTTAATGTTTAATAGAATTtggaaaaacatttatatttttcgaAGTGATTTCATGAGCTTTATTTTTCTAGAGTTCATTGTTTCATTTAAATCTTTTCTTCGACTAATTTGACCAAAGATTTCTTTCTAGTTGATCATGCTTAATCTTTTGCCAACATCTTTAGGGTTATATTTTTGCCATTGTAAGCTAATTTTATTTCCTAATAGAGGTTAGTAAAAAACGTAATATTTATATCAGTGTTGGTAAAAATAATTGTGATTAACATCAACTAAAAGTATTATTGACCAATATTAATCGTAAAAAGCCCTTTttgacattaattaaaaatgtattccAGAAACATTTTCATAACTAACTATTTCATCTCTACTTAAACAGAGGTATTAAAATGACCAAAGACATTTAACAACAGTCTTAATTAACAACAGTTTTAATTACAGATGTTAATGAACATGAAATCCAATTAAAAAATCAACTAGtcataaaaattaacaaagttTGAAGGCAATAAGACTTGCTTTCAAAGCCATGTACACATATCAGAGTAAACTCTTTACACTCTTGAtctcatattttctttctttttctactttttttttccttctttcccTATAGATTCATAGAGTGTGTGAACAAAGAAGTTTCTCccatgaaatatatatatatatatatatatatatatatatatatatatatatatatatataatgattacATGATTCATTTTGATGAGGCTTGGTGATCAATGACAGTTTGAAATGCCCCAGCCATTGCCCTCACTTTGTTCTTCCTTTCCTCCATAAGCTTGCTTGTAGTTTCTTCAATCACAACATTGGATATCTGAGCCTCCTTCTTcccatttttcctttcttctaACTGCTGCTTTGatgctgttgttgttgttgcctCAACTTTCACCTCCTCTTCTTCATTTTCCACtgcctcttcttcttcattcttcttcttcttatctTCCATTCCATTCACCACCCATCcttcatctttctcattttcaacaactccatctttgttttctttatcttcctccacttcatgcTCCTCATCTTTTGCCTTCTCTTCTTCTGCTTCTGACACTGTAGAGATCACCCTCTCATCATCAACTTCATAATGAGATGGCTCAGAATCATCAACCACCATTACATGTTCAATCTCATGTTCATCAGATTCAACATCAGGTAATAATAACATTTCAGGCACATGTTCAACCTCATGCACACTGTGTTCTTCATCCTCCACCTTTACCACTTCAACTTCTTGACTTGTAACTTCCTTAACCTGCTCAGTTTCAACACTCAAGGCCTTCTTAGTTTGCTTAGGAGTATTCTTTGCTGACTTCACAGAACCATGATCCTTGTTGGCTACTACCTTCCTGGTGCCTGTAGAGGAAATAGTAGTAGAAGGGGTGGTTTTCTTTGTGACCCTTGTGTGTAGGGGCTTAGTTTTTGCATCAGTTGTGGCCTTTATGGTCCTATCTGAAATGGGTTTTGAAGGGATAGTGGTTTTAGAAAGTGGGCCAATGGAGGACCTACGTAGTGAAGGTTTTGTGATGTTTGAAGAGGAAAGTGGTTTGTCCAAAGATCTTCTTCTCACTTCTGAAGTCTTCTTGATAttgttgatattgttgttgttgtgaatGTTAGTTTTAGGATGTTTGGAAGAGGATGATTCATGGCGTGAGGTTAAAGTGGGCTTGAGATAGTTGGGGATGTTTTTGTCTGAAGAGGTTCTGTTAAGCTTCTTAATGGAGgtagttgttgttgttgatgttgttgatgatgttgatgttaaGGGTTTGGTGGTCCTTTTGGTGGTTGTGGTGTGAGAATTTGAAGTTGTGGCCTTCTTCTCCTTTCCAACAACATAACTTTCCTTTGCTTTTGTTGCCATGTTTATATCTTTGGGTGTCTTTTAGCTACACAAATTCTTGAATCAACCTACACAATGTTACAAAGCAAATGTTACTAGATTAAGCTAACCAATTTCTTAGCTCTATAATGAATGAGAGTAGCATGAAATACATTGATATTCATTTGACACACTTAATAAGaatataatgattttaatagagtaaacttttatattttttgaaaaaaagaaagtaaaaggtAAGAAAAGATAACACcaaataaatgtaaaacaaaTTATGCATATcacaatatcattttttttataataaaagaaagggataaatttcaaattatattttaaaattttgttccatccataactaattaattatatttct
This window of the Vigna angularis cultivar LongXiaoDou No.4 chromosome 7, ASM1680809v1, whole genome shotgun sequence genome carries:
- the LOC108336957 gene encoding cell wall protein DAN4-like, with amino-acid sequence MATKAKESYVVGKEKKATTSNSHTTTTKRTTKPLTSTSSTTSTTTTTSIKKLNRTSSDKNIPNYLKPTLTSRHESSSSKHPKTNIHNNNNINNIKKTSEVRRRSLDKPLSSSNITKPSLRRSSIGPLSKTTIPSKPISDRTIKATTDAKTKPLHTRVTKKTTPSTTISSTGTRKVVANKDHGSVKSAKNTPKQTKKALSVETEQVKEVTSQEVEVVKVEDEEHSVHEVEHVPEMLLLPDVESDEHEIEHVMVVDDSEPSHYEVDDERVISTVSEAEEEKAKDEEHEVEEDKENKDGVVENEKDEGWVVNGMEDKKKKNEEEEAVENEEEEVKVEATTTTASKQQLEERKNGKKEAQISNVVIEETTSKLMEERKNKVRAMAGAFQTVIDHQASSK